The following are encoded in a window of Rhodothermus bifroesti genomic DNA:
- a CDS encoding ABC transporter ATP-binding protein, which yields MGTLARLNWYFWKYRRLFGPGLLCAIASALFAILAPSVVRQAVDSIPRFVAYYQAVAGTSAQPLIYGYVLAGLLFYGVVILGLSLLSGLFTFLMRQTLVVASRHVEYDLRNALYEHLQQLPPSFYRKFSTGDVLTRATSDIEQVRRYVGPAVMYAARALVLMVTAITAMILISPELTLYTLLPMPLLAVGVFWVARLVHERSDALQAQYARLTSRVQEAFSGIRVLKAYVREAAEARAFEAESETYRRRMLELARVDAFWSPIFLLLTGLSTILVVWKGGQLVMAGTITIGNIAEFIIYVALMTWPVASVGFVLSMIQRASASMARLSEIFDTVPEIRDDPAWTDPKIRHLEGRVAFHHVYFRYETSGPWVLQDISFEVPAGSVLGIVGRTGAGKTTLVELIPRLIEPTQGVVMIDGHDVRRIPLEVLRRSIGYAPQDVFLFSDTIAANIAFGELEADPTRIEEAAHEADLLENVQRFPRGFETFVGERGITLSGGQKQRTAMARALIRRPRILILDDALSAVDTETERRILAQLRRHYGKRTIIIVSHRISAVQEADLILVLDEGRVVERGTHAELLRQDGLYAQLYRQQLLEEELKHL from the coding sequence ATGGGGACGCTTGCCCGGCTGAATTGGTATTTTTGGAAATACCGGCGTCTGTTTGGTCCCGGTCTCTTGTGCGCTATCGCTTCGGCTTTGTTTGCCATTTTGGCCCCAAGTGTGGTGCGGCAAGCCGTCGATAGCATTCCCCGTTTTGTCGCCTATTATCAGGCGGTTGCTGGTACCTCGGCACAGCCTTTGATCTACGGCTATGTGCTTGCTGGACTGCTTTTCTATGGTGTGGTCATTTTAGGGCTTAGCCTGCTTAGCGGACTGTTTACGTTTTTGATGCGGCAGACGCTGGTGGTTGCTTCACGCCATGTGGAATACGATCTGCGCAATGCGCTCTACGAGCATTTGCAGCAACTTCCCCCTAGTTTTTACCGGAAATTTTCTACCGGAGATGTGCTCACGCGGGCTACAAGCGACATCGAACAAGTGCGGCGCTACGTAGGACCGGCGGTCATGTACGCCGCGCGAGCCCTGGTGCTCATGGTCACGGCCATTACAGCTATGATTTTAATTTCGCCTGAGCTGACGCTCTATACCCTTTTGCCTATGCCACTGCTGGCCGTGGGGGTCTTCTGGGTGGCACGCTTGGTGCATGAACGCAGCGATGCTTTGCAGGCGCAATATGCGCGCTTAACCAGCCGCGTCCAGGAAGCGTTCAGCGGCATTCGGGTGCTTAAAGCGTACGTGCGTGAAGCAGCTGAGGCGCGGGCGTTTGAGGCAGAAAGCGAAACTTACCGGCGTCGCATGCTTGAACTGGCCCGTGTTGATGCTTTCTGGTCGCCCATTTTTTTGCTGCTCACCGGCCTTTCGACGATCCTGGTGGTTTGGAAAGGGGGACAGCTCGTTATGGCCGGCACCATAACGATTGGCAACATTGCTGAATTTATTATCTATGTGGCTCTGATGACGTGGCCGGTAGCCTCTGTGGGCTTTGTGCTTTCGATGATCCAGCGGGCTTCGGCCTCTATGGCGCGCCTGAGCGAGATTTTCGATACGGTACCTGAGATTCGAGACGATCCGGCATGGACTGACCCCAAAATCCGACATTTGGAAGGCCGCGTTGCTTTTCATCACGTGTACTTCCGCTATGAAACGAGCGGTCCTTGGGTGCTTCAAGACATCAGCTTTGAGGTGCCTGCAGGCAGCGTGTTAGGTATTGTAGGGCGGACCGGTGCCGGTAAGACAACGCTGGTGGAGCTCATCCCGCGCTTGATCGAGCCAACGCAAGGCGTGGTGATGATTGACGGCCACGACGTGCGGCGCATTCCACTTGAGGTGCTGCGTCGCTCGATTGGGTATGCACCCCAGGATGTGTTTCTTTTTAGCGATACCATTGCAGCTAACATCGCTTTCGGTGAACTCGAGGCGGATCCTACGCGCATCGAGGAGGCTGCCCATGAGGCCGATTTGCTAGAGAACGTGCAGCGCTTTCCACGGGGATTTGAAACCTTCGTCGGTGAGCGGGGGATAACGCTCTCTGGTGGGCAGAAGCAGCGCACGGCTATGGCCCGAGCGCTCATTCGACGCCCCCGCATTTTAATTCTCGACGATGCACTCTCCGCTGTGGATACAGAGACGGAACGTCGGATTCTCGCGCAGCTTCGGCGGCACTATGGGAAGCGTACAATCATCATCGTCAGTCACCGCATTTCGGCCGTTCAGGAAGCCGATTTGATTCTGGTGCTTGATGAAGGCCGCGTTGTCGAGCGCGGCACGCACGCCGAGCTGCTGCGCCAAGACGGCCTGTACGCCCAGCTGTATCGCCAGCAGCTGCTAGAAGAAGAACTCAAACACTTGTAG
- a CDS encoding ribonuclease Z, producing the protein MELFIIPLGTASAIPTRTRALSSVALERAGRLLLFDCGEGTQYRLMAAGLKPSRLEAVLITHFHGDHFYGLFGLLATLSMINRKQPLVVVGPQGLAQTVDQLPGLTPTERSYPIQYIELCEGFEQQVVLETTDYRVIARPLEHRTFTIGYRFEEKPRPGRLNAARAAALGVTDYAQLRALKEGRPVQVGKRWITPETVLSPPIPGRTFAYVADTRPCEAGIRLAEGVDLLYHEATFCQAQHRLAVERGHSTAREAAEVALQAGARRLLLGHFSARYEDPMPLVEEARSIFPETEAAEELKRYAIAKDLPWMIKAHATT; encoded by the coding sequence GTGGAGCTGTTTATCATTCCTTTAGGTACAGCTTCGGCCATCCCAACACGCACGCGCGCATTGTCGTCGGTTGCGCTCGAGCGCGCTGGACGCCTGCTGCTGTTTGATTGCGGCGAAGGCACGCAGTACCGGCTCATGGCTGCTGGCCTAAAACCCTCCCGCCTAGAAGCTGTACTGATCACCCATTTTCATGGCGACCATTTTTATGGGCTGTTTGGGCTCCTTGCCACGCTCAGCATGATTAACCGAAAGCAACCGCTCGTCGTGGTGGGACCCCAAGGCCTTGCGCAAACTGTAGACCAACTTCCAGGACTTACGCCTACCGAGCGAAGCTATCCCATTCAATACATAGAGCTATGTGAAGGCTTTGAGCAGCAGGTGGTACTGGAGACAACCGACTATAGGGTGATTGCAAGACCGCTCGAGCATCGAACGTTTACCATAGGCTACCGCTTTGAGGAGAAGCCGCGGCCCGGACGCCTTAACGCTGCGCGCGCTGCAGCGCTTGGCGTGACCGACTATGCCCAGCTGCGCGCGCTTAAGGAAGGACGCCCAGTGCAAGTGGGCAAGCGGTGGATTACTCCAGAAACAGTGCTTTCACCCCCCATCCCTGGACGCACCTTTGCTTACGTGGCCGATACGCGACCCTGTGAGGCCGGAATACGTCTAGCAGAAGGCGTGGACCTACTTTATCACGAGGCCACGTTTTGCCAGGCGCAGCACCGACTGGCTGTGGAGCGCGGGCATAGCACAGCCCGCGAAGCCGCTGAGGTCGCGCTGCAGGCTGGCGCACGCCGACTGCTTCTAGGGCATTTTAGCGCTCGCTATGAAGATCCAATGCCCCTTGTTGAAGAAGCCCGAAGCATTTTCCCCGAAACCGAGGCCGCCGAAGAACTCAAGCGGTATGCAATCGCGAAAGATTTGCCGTGGATGATCAAAGCACACGCGACAACGTAG